AGGCCTGGCAGGCCGCGCAGCTGACGGATCAGGCCTCGCCCTACCTCTCCCGGCGCTTCGTCGACCGGCATTTCGATTTCCGGGGAAAGCTCTTTCAGGGCCTGGCGAGCAACAAGCCGAGAAAGCTGAGAGGGGCGCAACTGGTTGACCAGAACCTGGGGGATCCACTCGGCCGGCTGTACGTCGCCAGGTACTTTCCCCAGTCGTCCAAGACCATGATGCAAGAGCTGGTGGCGGAACTTCGCACGGCCATGCGTGCGCGGATCGCCAACGTGGACTGGATGACGCCGGAGACGAAACGCAAGGCGCTGGAGAAGATGCGCAAGTTCGTGGTCAAGATCGGCTACCCCGACCGTTGGCGCGACTACTCCGGGCTTCGCCTCTCCGCAGACGATCTGTACGGCAACGTGCTCGCGGCAAGCCGGTTCAACCGGGCGTGGAGCATTTCGCGGCTGGAAGGACCCGTTGACCGCGACGCCTGGGAGATGAATCCGCAGCAGGTCAACGCGTACTACCACCCGGTGCGCAACGAGATCGTCTTTCCCGCGGCCATTCTGCAGCCCCCGTTCTTCGATCCGAACGCCGACATGGCCGTGAACTTCGGTGCCATCGGCGCGGTGATCGGACACGAGATCACGCACGGCTTCGACGACCAGGGGCGCAAGGCGGACGGGGATGGCGTCCTGCAGGATTGGTGGTCGCCGCAGGACGCCATGGAGTTCGATGCCCGGGCGAAGGCGCTCGCCGCCCAGTACTCCGCCATCGAAGTGCTGCCGGGTGCGCATGTG
Above is a window of Betaproteobacteria bacterium DNA encoding:
- a CDS encoding M13 family metallopeptidase, which translates into the protein MMQELVAELRTAMRARIANVDWMTPETKRKALEKMRKFVVKIGYPDRWRDYSGLRLSADDLYGNVLAASRFNRAWSISRLEGPVDRDAWEMNPQQVNAYYHPVRNEIVFPAAILQPPFFDPNADMAVNFGAIGAVIGHEITHGFDDQGRKADGDGVLQDWWSPQDAMEFDARAKALAAQYSAIEVLPGAHVNGDQTLGENIADLGGVLLAVDAYRLSLAGKPAPVLDGVTAEQRLFYGWAQVWRSITREPALRQSLTTDTHSPGIVRARAPFRNVDAWYDAFGITPRDADYLPPARRVRIW